A single genomic interval of Pieris brassicae chromosome 14, ilPieBrab1.1, whole genome shotgun sequence harbors:
- the LOC123718127 gene encoding uncharacterized protein LOC123718127 has product MHAWALLDNKPFATGTKLSPHGAHKRTLHRFPRSSNFNHIVQKYEGPKCKQNLNQKLTAADTIAVYKDNVSCSSTFSLQSLDSIPKYHMRTRSLPRKLKTEFTPVYRTRSHGAFVNSYINNPEPEHFHVPKCDSCGFINNTYAWEMRKIDPRYKQYGSLYYSIDNLANGVEELKMDSKPKITQTSDSDEVPTLDLKCEEEFVESQEFNEDNYFDDVTNCLSENHIETAEVQRAEDAKSEGIFRAEYVTVQTQTDFSYNTLDSEGEYHSFTEDMLEDIDAVVYESPVKNLVDKDIRDYSVPINFYCEEYGKKDSPRVSPLKKKEAPKNILEPILEESKSYEESTSDSNKTQHSETDLTDPKIVPKNEEIDTHPFFEDFKRPKEPPKRESLHQNDARSSCGMSTLSTVNSFDSTAEFEKLEAVTEIIDLILGKINFVVDRNENLFAKSIQDANSEPNGLFSITDIISDIENNVLDHTPVDISDSFMTDSLRVAEAVLYYIFNRAICSSHSRKSKQITKTVITIVDVEDILLTTSREWMGIFHDFTFNEISDVIVDTPDTNKGRQQFDNKSEEVHIVLNMSHGVPLYLDNIGSTNTSDSNEDLPFYGNDSDFPDCPPDATPKSEDNKNSDNNEFNLNANHNFEESSDTICDLLEKSINTISHLKEDMNETFVIQDKMNEAFVDSQFSHSSTPQRVVFECHESPINASRYERDDSILSPFLKKTQVLSMSQTEHRGGIKYWVSFSDDIETEKDGRSLKKFNDDSVPSYYVVDFEENDNGKVLERNDFSNETFSNYDSCESEKMEGKLIYDLREKRRMSRSWPPTDESLFYRILSNFRMSQSFELSDLNYTKFENSL; this is encoded by the coding sequence ATGCACGCTTGGGCATTGCTTGATAACAAACCTTTCGCTACAGGTACAAAGCTATCACCGCACGGCGCTCACAAACGCACTCTTCACAGATTTCCCCGAAGTTCTAATTTTAACcatattgtacaaaaatacgaaggaccaaaatgtaaacaaaacctTAACCAAAAATTAACAGCTGCTGATACTATAGCCGTGTATAAAGACAATGTCAGTTGTTCTAGTACATTTTCTTTACAGTCTCTAGATTCGATTCCTAAATATCATATGCGTACCAGGTCTTTGCCAAGAAAACTGAAAACTGAATTCACACCTGTCTACAGAACTAGGTCCCATGGCGCATTCGTTAattcatacataaataatccTGAACCCGAACACTTCCATGTACCAAAATGCGACAGCTGCGGcttcataaataatacatatgcATGGGAAATGCGCAAAATTGATCCTAGATATAAACAATACGGATCCttatattattctattgaTAATTTAGCAAACGGTGTCGAAGAACTTAAAATGGACTCAAAACCAAAGATTACCCAAACAAGTGATAGTGATGAGGTGCCAACACTGGACTTGAAGTGTGAAGAAGAATTTGTTGAGAGTCAAGAATTTAATGAAGATAACTATTTTGATGATGTAACCAACTGCTTATCGGAAAATCATATAGAAACTGCTGAAGTTCAACGAGCTGAGGACGCAAAAAGTGAGGGTATTTTCAGAGCCGAATATGTAACAGTTCAAACTCAGACTGACTTCAGTTATAACACACTTGACTCCGAAGGTGAGTACCACAGCTTTACAGAGGATATGTTGGAAGATATTGATGCTGTTGTGTATGAAAGTCCAGTTAAAAATCTCGTCGACAAAGATATAAGAGATTATTCGGTACCAATTAACTTCTACTGCGAAGAATATGGAAAGAAAGACAGCCCAAGGGTTTCTCCGTTAAAGAAGAAAGAAgctcctaaaaatatattagaaccTATTTTGGAGGAATCCAAAAGTTATGAAGAATCAACAAGTGACAGCAATAAAACTCAACACTCCGAAACAGATTTAACCGACCCAAAAATTGTACCAAAAAACGAAGAAATAGATACACATCCTTTTTTTGAAGATTTCAAACGACCTAAAGAGCCACCTAAACGCGAATCCTTACATCAAAATGATGCAAGATCTAGTTGTGGAATGAGTACCTTATCAACTGTTAATAGTTTCGATTCTACAGctgaatttgaaaaattgGAAGCGGTTACAGAAATAATAGATTTAATCTTGGGTAAGATAAATTTTGTTGTTGATCGTAATGAAAATCTGTTTGCGAAAAGCATTCAAGATGCTAACAGTGAACCGAATGGGTTATTTTCTATAACTGATATTATTAGTGATATCGAAAATAATGTTCTAGATCATACACCCGTTGATATTTCCGACTCTTTCATGACTGATTCGTTAAGAGTAGCTGAAGcagttttgtattatatttttaatagagcTATCTGTTCGAGTCATAGTCGGAAATCAAAACAGATAACTAAAACAGTTATAACAATTGTTGATGTTGAAGATATTTTGCTAACGACGTCGCGGGAGTGGATGGGAATTTTTCATGATTTCACTTTCAATGAAATTAGTGATGTTATAGTAGATACACCTGATACTAACAAAGGCAGACAACAGTTTGATAATAAGTCTGAAGAAGTACATATAGTACTTAATATGAGTCACGGTGTACCTCTGTATTTAGACAACATAGGCTCAACAAATACATCTGACAGCAATGAAGATTTACCATTTTATGGAAATGACAGTGATTTTCCTGATTGCCCACCAGACGCCACACCCAAAAGTGAAGATAATAAAAACTCTGATAACAATGAATTCAATTTGAATGCTAATCATAATTTCGAGGAATCGTCAGATACAATATGTGATTTGCtagaaaaatcaataaatactatttcacATCTTAAAGAGGATATGAATGAAACGTTTGTTATTCAGGATAAAATGAATGAAGCATTTGTGGATTCGCAATTCAGTCATTCATCAACTCCACAGAGAGTGGTTTTCGAATGTCACGAGTCGCCTATAAATGCGAGTCGGTATGAAAGAGATGATTCCATACTTTCTCCCTTCTTAAAGAAGACTCAAGTACTCTCAATGTCCCAGACAGAGCACCGAGGCGGTATAAAGTATTGGGTGTCCTTCTCCGATGATATAGAAACGGAAAAGGATGGTAGATCCTTAAAAAAGTTCAACGACGATTCGGTACCTAGCTATTACGTCGTTGATTTTGAAGAGAACGATAATGGCAAAGTGCTGGAAAGGAATGATTTCTCCAACGAGACATTTTCAAATTATGACAGTTGTGAGTCCGAGAAAATGGAAGGAAAGTTGATTTACGATTTACGAGAAAAACGCCGAATGTCTAGAAGTTGGCCACCGACTGATGAGTCGTTGTTTTATAGAATTCTATCCAATTTTAGAATGTCCCAGAGCTTTGAATTAAGCGATcttaattatactaaatttgaaaatagtttgtaa